The following proteins come from a genomic window of Malus sylvestris chromosome 4, drMalSylv7.2, whole genome shotgun sequence:
- the LOC126618430 gene encoding uncharacterized protein LOC126618430 isoform X1, giving the protein MANMMRFKDFWVKKTLVGLGLGQFLSLLITSTGFSSSELAKKGINVPTSQSFLNYVLLAIVYGGIMLYRRKPLKAKWYYYVLLGIVDVEANFLVVKAYQYTSITSVMLLDCWSIPCVMLLTWLFLKTKYRFAKITGVVVCVAGLVMVVFSDVHAGDRAGGSKPSVGDALVIAGATLYAVSNVSEEFLVKNADRVELMSMLGLFGAFVSAIQMSILERHELKSIHWSSGAVLPFVGFSVAMFLFYSFVPVLLKANGSTMLNLSLLTSDMWAVLIRIFAYHEKVDWMYFVAFAGVCVGLVIYSGGEEEDQRRADVADENAERSKHFDEEAGPVGRGTGAGTSKSGDSSRHETVTGSSTEREVADSKSVGKYVQGRKSSTKVFLLKTQEAIST; this is encoded by the exons ATGGCAAACATGATGAGGTTTAAAGATTTTTGGGTAAAGAAGACACTGGTGGGTCTTGGGTTGGGCCAGTTTCTCTCGCTTTTGATCACTTCTACAGGCTTTTCATCATCTGAGCTTGCCAAAAAAG gaATTAATGTTCCTACTTCACAGTCTTTTCTGAACTATGTGCTCTTGGCAATTGTATATGGAGGTATCATGCTTTACCGAAGGAAGCCACTTAAG GCTAAATGGTATTATTATGTGCTTCTGGGAATAGTGGACGTGGAGGCAAATTTTCTAG TGGTGAAGGCTTATCAATACACATCTATAACAAGCGTAATGCTGCTGGATTGTTGGTCTATCCCATGCGTTATGCTTCTTACTTGGCTtttcttaaaaacaaaatatagaTTTGCAAAGATAACTGGTGTGGTGGTTTGTGTTGCTGGGCTAGTCATGGTTGTTTTTTCAGATGTTCATGCAGGTGACCGAGCAG GAGGGAGCAAGCCCAGTGTAGGAGATGCCCTAGTAATTGCTGGTGCTACGCTATATGCTGTCAGTAATGTCAGTGAG GAGTTTCTAGTAAAGAATGCCGACAGGGTTGAACTTATGTCCATGCTGGGCTTGTTTGGTGCCTTCGTCAGTGCTATCCAAAT GAGCATACTGGAGCGCCATGAGCTCAAATCCATTCACTGGTCGTCTGGGGCA GTACTTCCTTTTGTTGGATTTTCAGTGGCTATGTTCCTGTTTTACTCATTTGTCCCAGTCTTACTGAAG GCTAATGGATCCACAATGTTAAACCTCTCGTTGCTAACCTCAGACATGTGGGCAGTCTTAATTCGCATTTTTGCGTACCATGAGAAG GTTGATTGGATGTACTTTGTGGCCTTTGCTGGCGTTTGTGTTGGGCTTGTTATTTATTCGGG GGGTGAAGAGGAGGATCAACGCCGTGCTGATGTTGCGGATGAAAATGCAGAGCGAAGCAAACATTTTGACGAGGAAGCTGGTCCAGTAGGCCGAGGAACAGGGGCCGGAACCTCAAAATCTGGGGATAGCAGCAGGCATGAGACTGTTACTGGTAGCAGTACAGAAAGGGAAGTAGCTGACAGCAAGAGCGTAGGAAAATATGTACAAGGGAGgaaatcatcaacaaaagtTTTCTTACTCAAAACTCAAGAGGCTATATCAACATAG
- the LOC126618430 gene encoding uncharacterized protein LOC126618430 isoform X2 — protein sequence MLYRRKPLKAKWYYYVLLGIVDVEANFLVVKAYQYTSITSVMLLDCWSIPCVMLLTWLFLKTKYRFAKITGVVVCVAGLVMVVFSDVHAGDRAGGSKPSVGDALVIAGATLYAVSNVSEEFLVKNADRVELMSMLGLFGAFVSAIQMSILERHELKSIHWSSGAVLPFVGFSVAMFLFYSFVPVLLKANGSTMLNLSLLTSDMWAVLIRIFAYHEKVDWMYFVAFAGVCVGLVIYSGGEEEDQRRADVADENAERSKHFDEEAGPVGRGTGAGTSKSGDSSRHETVTGSSTEREVADSKSVGKYVQGRKSSTKVFLLKTQEAIST from the exons ATGCTTTACCGAAGGAAGCCACTTAAG GCTAAATGGTATTATTATGTGCTTCTGGGAATAGTGGACGTGGAGGCAAATTTTCTAG TGGTGAAGGCTTATCAATACACATCTATAACAAGCGTAATGCTGCTGGATTGTTGGTCTATCCCATGCGTTATGCTTCTTACTTGGCTtttcttaaaaacaaaatatagaTTTGCAAAGATAACTGGTGTGGTGGTTTGTGTTGCTGGGCTAGTCATGGTTGTTTTTTCAGATGTTCATGCAGGTGACCGAGCAG GAGGGAGCAAGCCCAGTGTAGGAGATGCCCTAGTAATTGCTGGTGCTACGCTATATGCTGTCAGTAATGTCAGTGAG GAGTTTCTAGTAAAGAATGCCGACAGGGTTGAACTTATGTCCATGCTGGGCTTGTTTGGTGCCTTCGTCAGTGCTATCCAAAT GAGCATACTGGAGCGCCATGAGCTCAAATCCATTCACTGGTCGTCTGGGGCA GTACTTCCTTTTGTTGGATTTTCAGTGGCTATGTTCCTGTTTTACTCATTTGTCCCAGTCTTACTGAAG GCTAATGGATCCACAATGTTAAACCTCTCGTTGCTAACCTCAGACATGTGGGCAGTCTTAATTCGCATTTTTGCGTACCATGAGAAG GTTGATTGGATGTACTTTGTGGCCTTTGCTGGCGTTTGTGTTGGGCTTGTTATTTATTCGGG GGGTGAAGAGGAGGATCAACGCCGTGCTGATGTTGCGGATGAAAATGCAGAGCGAAGCAAACATTTTGACGAGGAAGCTGGTCCAGTAGGCCGAGGAACAGGGGCCGGAACCTCAAAATCTGGGGATAGCAGCAGGCATGAGACTGTTACTGGTAGCAGTACAGAAAGGGAAGTAGCTGACAGCAAGAGCGTAGGAAAATATGTACAAGGGAGgaaatcatcaacaaaagtTTTCTTACTCAAAACTCAAGAGGCTATATCAACATAG
- the LOC126618429 gene encoding uncharacterized protein At3g49140 isoform X3, whose protein sequence is MAIAAAASLPFERVCSSTTHGISSSWMKPPFNDRRALDLPGISFNCRNPLFGSTQFHWLSNGHDLCHSKVSVAADYSDSVPDSSSYLTSQGYHPLEEVKVCKMIRDTKLTSAEIARTTVEANCSATVVFPGRIHCEPHEQISWAEFEYVIDDCGDLYFEIFDDANLLEDRTASNPVNVLFGMDILAYDDARISGDFSILDGSSSDEIPFDDYYSEVVDSEVSDVLDWGLPDTCSSIHPICFAKYLTKAIDNEYNRKMDHPSNGVSILGCLRPAFADEEFYVRRLFNYVDSDGYNSDWKDGKSVSLSSESDRSSTLYRLEIMRIELFSVYGVQSTISLHDFQDAEPDVLVNSTSEIVERFSERGIRCDVALKDLCKRKGLHVEATSEVAAEKQIQQLLFPRSRRKKLSAHNVRGVESY, encoded by the exons atgGCAATTGCAGCTGCTGCTTCTCTCCCCTTCG AAAGGGTTTGTAGTTCTACAACGCATGGGATCTCAAGCAGTTGGATGAAACCGCCTTTCAATGATCGAAGAGCCCTTGATCTTCCAGGCATAAG ttttaattgcaGGAATCCTCTATTTGGATCAACACAATTCCACTGGCTGTCTAATGGACATGACCTTTGTCATTCCAAAGTTTCCGTTGCTGCAGATTACTCAGATTCTGTTCCCGATTCCTCTAGTTATTTGACTAGCCAAGGTTATCATCCTCTAGAAGAAGTGAAAGTCTGCAAAATGATCCGGGACACTAAACTCACTTCTGCTGAAATAGCAAGAACAACCGTAGAG GCTAACTGCAGTGCTACGGTGGTGTTCCCTGGGAGGATACATTGTGAACCACATGAACAAATTTCCTGGGCTGAGTTTGAATATGTTATCGACGATTGTGGAG atttatattttgaaatttttgatgatGCAAACTTATTAGAAGATCGTACAGCAAGTAACCCTGTG AATGTTTTGTTCGGGATGGATATCCTTGCATATGATGACGCAAGAATATCTGGTGATTTCAGCATTCTAGATGGTAGCAGTAGCGATGAAATCCCTTTCGATGATTATTATTCAGAG GTTGTGGACTCTGAAGTTTCTGATGTTCTAGACTGGGGGTTGCCAGATACTTGTAGCTCAATTCATCCTATATGTTTTGCAAAGTACTTGACAAAG GCTATTGATAATGAATACAATAGGAAAATGGATCATCCATCCAATGGTGTCTCTATTTTAGGATGCCTCAGGCCTGCTTTTGCTGATGAAGAATTCTATGTAAGAAGACTGTTTAATTACGTAGATAGCGATGGATACAACTCAGACTGGAAAG ATGGAAAAAGTGTGAGCCTTAGTTCTGAAAGTGATCGTAGCTCAACTCTCTACAGGTTGGAGATCATGAGAATAGAGTTGTTCTCTGTATATGGTGTTCAG TCTACAATTAGCTTGCACGATTTTCAAGATGCAGAACCTGATGTTCTTGTAAACTCTACCTCAGAAATTGTAGAACGCTTCAGTGAAAGAGGTATTAGGTGCGATGTTGCTCTTAAAGATTTATGCAAAAGGAAAGGACTTCATGTTGAG GCCACATCCGAAGTTGCAGCTGAAAAACAGATTCAGCAACTTTTGTTCCCACGCTCTCGCCGCAAAAAGTTGAGTGCTCATAATGTTAGGGGCGTGGAGTCTTACTAA
- the LOC126618429 gene encoding uncharacterized protein At3g49140 isoform X1: MAIAAAASLPFERVCSSTTHGISSSWMKPPFNDRRALDLPGISFNCRNPLFGSTQFHWLSNGHDLCHSKVSVAADYSDSVPDSSSYLTSQGYHPLEEVKVCKMIRDTKLTSAEIARTTVEANCSATVVFPGRIHCEPHEQISWAEFEYVIDDCGDLYFEIFDDANLLEDRTASNPVNVLFGMDILAYDDARISGDFSILDGSSSDEIPFDDYYSEVVDSEVSDVLDWGLPDTCSSIHPICFAKYLTKAIDNEYNRKMDHPSNGVSILGCLRPAFADEEFYVRRLFNYVDSDGYNSDWKDGKSVSLSSESDRSSTLYRLEIMRIELFSVYGVQSTISLHDFQDAEPDVLVNSTSEIVERFSERGIRCDVALKDLCKRKGLHVEGAHLIGVDSLGMDVRVFSGLEVQTHRFPFKVRATSEVAAEKQIQQLLFPRSRRKKLSAHNVRGVESY, encoded by the exons atgGCAATTGCAGCTGCTGCTTCTCTCCCCTTCG AAAGGGTTTGTAGTTCTACAACGCATGGGATCTCAAGCAGTTGGATGAAACCGCCTTTCAATGATCGAAGAGCCCTTGATCTTCCAGGCATAAG ttttaattgcaGGAATCCTCTATTTGGATCAACACAATTCCACTGGCTGTCTAATGGACATGACCTTTGTCATTCCAAAGTTTCCGTTGCTGCAGATTACTCAGATTCTGTTCCCGATTCCTCTAGTTATTTGACTAGCCAAGGTTATCATCCTCTAGAAGAAGTGAAAGTCTGCAAAATGATCCGGGACACTAAACTCACTTCTGCTGAAATAGCAAGAACAACCGTAGAG GCTAACTGCAGTGCTACGGTGGTGTTCCCTGGGAGGATACATTGTGAACCACATGAACAAATTTCCTGGGCTGAGTTTGAATATGTTATCGACGATTGTGGAG atttatattttgaaatttttgatgatGCAAACTTATTAGAAGATCGTACAGCAAGTAACCCTGTG AATGTTTTGTTCGGGATGGATATCCTTGCATATGATGACGCAAGAATATCTGGTGATTTCAGCATTCTAGATGGTAGCAGTAGCGATGAAATCCCTTTCGATGATTATTATTCAGAG GTTGTGGACTCTGAAGTTTCTGATGTTCTAGACTGGGGGTTGCCAGATACTTGTAGCTCAATTCATCCTATATGTTTTGCAAAGTACTTGACAAAG GCTATTGATAATGAATACAATAGGAAAATGGATCATCCATCCAATGGTGTCTCTATTTTAGGATGCCTCAGGCCTGCTTTTGCTGATGAAGAATTCTATGTAAGAAGACTGTTTAATTACGTAGATAGCGATGGATACAACTCAGACTGGAAAG ATGGAAAAAGTGTGAGCCTTAGTTCTGAAAGTGATCGTAGCTCAACTCTCTACAGGTTGGAGATCATGAGAATAGAGTTGTTCTCTGTATATGGTGTTCAG TCTACAATTAGCTTGCACGATTTTCAAGATGCAGAACCTGATGTTCTTGTAAACTCTACCTCAGAAATTGTAGAACGCTTCAGTGAAAGAGGTATTAGGTGCGATGTTGCTCTTAAAGATTTATGCAAAAGGAAAGGACTTCATGTTGAG GGAGCTCATTTAATCGGGGTTGACAGTCTTGGAATGGATGTTAGAGTCTTCTCAGGGTTGGAAGTGCAAACTCATCGTTTTCCCTTCAAAGTCCGG GCCACATCCGAAGTTGCAGCTGAAAAACAGATTCAGCAACTTTTGTTCCCACGCTCTCGCCGCAAAAAGTTGAGTGCTCATAATGTTAGGGGCGTGGAGTCTTACTAA
- the LOC126618429 gene encoding uncharacterized protein At3g49140 isoform X2 codes for MAIAAAASLPFERVCSSTTHGISSSWMKPPFNDRRALDLPGIRNPLFGSTQFHWLSNGHDLCHSKVSVAADYSDSVPDSSSYLTSQGYHPLEEVKVCKMIRDTKLTSAEIARTTVEANCSATVVFPGRIHCEPHEQISWAEFEYVIDDCGDLYFEIFDDANLLEDRTASNPVNVLFGMDILAYDDARISGDFSILDGSSSDEIPFDDYYSEVVDSEVSDVLDWGLPDTCSSIHPICFAKYLTKAIDNEYNRKMDHPSNGVSILGCLRPAFADEEFYVRRLFNYVDSDGYNSDWKDGKSVSLSSESDRSSTLYRLEIMRIELFSVYGVQSTISLHDFQDAEPDVLVNSTSEIVERFSERGIRCDVALKDLCKRKGLHVEGAHLIGVDSLGMDVRVFSGLEVQTHRFPFKVRATSEVAAEKQIQQLLFPRSRRKKLSAHNVRGVESY; via the exons atgGCAATTGCAGCTGCTGCTTCTCTCCCCTTCG AAAGGGTTTGTAGTTCTACAACGCATGGGATCTCAAGCAGTTGGATGAAACCGCCTTTCAATGATCGAAGAGCCCTTGATCTTCCAGGCATAAG GAATCCTCTATTTGGATCAACACAATTCCACTGGCTGTCTAATGGACATGACCTTTGTCATTCCAAAGTTTCCGTTGCTGCAGATTACTCAGATTCTGTTCCCGATTCCTCTAGTTATTTGACTAGCCAAGGTTATCATCCTCTAGAAGAAGTGAAAGTCTGCAAAATGATCCGGGACACTAAACTCACTTCTGCTGAAATAGCAAGAACAACCGTAGAG GCTAACTGCAGTGCTACGGTGGTGTTCCCTGGGAGGATACATTGTGAACCACATGAACAAATTTCCTGGGCTGAGTTTGAATATGTTATCGACGATTGTGGAG atttatattttgaaatttttgatgatGCAAACTTATTAGAAGATCGTACAGCAAGTAACCCTGTG AATGTTTTGTTCGGGATGGATATCCTTGCATATGATGACGCAAGAATATCTGGTGATTTCAGCATTCTAGATGGTAGCAGTAGCGATGAAATCCCTTTCGATGATTATTATTCAGAG GTTGTGGACTCTGAAGTTTCTGATGTTCTAGACTGGGGGTTGCCAGATACTTGTAGCTCAATTCATCCTATATGTTTTGCAAAGTACTTGACAAAG GCTATTGATAATGAATACAATAGGAAAATGGATCATCCATCCAATGGTGTCTCTATTTTAGGATGCCTCAGGCCTGCTTTTGCTGATGAAGAATTCTATGTAAGAAGACTGTTTAATTACGTAGATAGCGATGGATACAACTCAGACTGGAAAG ATGGAAAAAGTGTGAGCCTTAGTTCTGAAAGTGATCGTAGCTCAACTCTCTACAGGTTGGAGATCATGAGAATAGAGTTGTTCTCTGTATATGGTGTTCAG TCTACAATTAGCTTGCACGATTTTCAAGATGCAGAACCTGATGTTCTTGTAAACTCTACCTCAGAAATTGTAGAACGCTTCAGTGAAAGAGGTATTAGGTGCGATGTTGCTCTTAAAGATTTATGCAAAAGGAAAGGACTTCATGTTGAG GGAGCTCATTTAATCGGGGTTGACAGTCTTGGAATGGATGTTAGAGTCTTCTCAGGGTTGGAAGTGCAAACTCATCGTTTTCCCTTCAAAGTCCGG GCCACATCCGAAGTTGCAGCTGAAAAACAGATTCAGCAACTTTTGTTCCCACGCTCTCGCCGCAAAAAGTTGAGTGCTCATAATGTTAGGGGCGTGGAGTCTTACTAA